A genomic stretch from Actinomycetota bacterium includes:
- a CDS encoding sulfite exporter TauE/SafE family protein: MIVGFTVGLTGMGGGALMTPILLIFFGISPTTAVSSDLVAAMVMKPVGGGVHIRRRTVRWELVKWLCVGSIPTAFAGVLLLNLSGDSETVQNTTKIFLGVTLTLAAAAMVFKAWLQGRRSAQARAGLRATLGPGGSIRVRIPITVLIGAFGGLLVGLTSVGSGSIIITCLMLAYPELRGAQLVGTDLVQAVPLVGAAALAHILVGDFELGLTASILIGALPAVYVGARLSSKAPDGVIRPALVFVLLASALKLLNVSTGVLGIVLLGVALVGLPLFGAVDASTYPQSMWDVAGLRRRGWIRWQAFGAPAGVGFAVAVAYFAKARPQLVAADLIASAGDVPAPAGS; the protein is encoded by the coding sequence GTGATCGTCGGATTCACGGTCGGACTGACCGGGATGGGCGGGGGCGCGCTGATGACGCCCATCCTCCTGATCTTCTTCGGCATCAGCCCGACGACGGCCGTGTCCTCCGACCTGGTCGCCGCGATGGTGATGAAGCCGGTCGGCGGAGGCGTGCACATCCGCCGGAGGACCGTCCGGTGGGAGCTCGTGAAGTGGCTGTGCGTGGGCTCGATCCCGACGGCATTCGCCGGGGTTCTGCTGCTGAACCTGAGCGGTGACAGCGAGACGGTCCAGAACACGACCAAGATCTTCCTCGGCGTCACCCTCACCCTGGCCGCCGCCGCCATGGTGTTCAAGGCCTGGCTCCAGGGCCGCCGCAGCGCGCAGGCTCGCGCCGGGCTGCGCGCCACCCTCGGTCCCGGCGGATCGATCCGGGTCCGCATCCCGATCACGGTGCTGATCGGGGCCTTCGGCGGCCTGCTCGTGGGCCTGACCTCGGTCGGCTCGGGCTCGATCATCATCACGTGCCTGATGCTCGCGTATCCGGAATTGCGCGGCGCCCAGCTAGTCGGGACCGATCTCGTGCAGGCCGTGCCGCTGGTCGGGGCGGCGGCCCTGGCCCACATCCTGGTTGGCGACTTCGAGCTCGGGCTGACGGCCTCGATCCTCATCGGCGCGCTGCCGGCGGTCTACGTCGGCGCCCGCCTGTCCTCCAAGGCGCCCGACGGCGTCATCCGCCCTGCGCTCGTGTTCGTGCTGCTGGCCTCGGCCCTGAAGCTCCTCAACGTCTCCACGGGTGTCCTGGGCATCGTCCTGCTCGGGGTCGCGCTGGTCGGCCTCCCGCTCTTCGGAGCGGTCGATGCGTCCACGTACCCGCAGAGCATGTGGGACGTCGCCGGGCTGCGCCGGCGGGGCTGGATCCGGTGGCAGGCGTTCGGCGCGCCCGCCGGAGTCGGGTTCGCGGTCGCCGTCGCCTACTTCGCGAAAGCCCGTCCGCAGCTGGTCGCCGCGGACCTCATCGCCTCGGCTGGCGACGTCCCTGCTCCGGCCGGGTCCTAG
- a CDS encoding universal stress protein, whose protein sequence is MFERIVVAVDGSPQSEKTIDVALDLARRYGSTVTVVHVREYERYEGSDVDMGPPVTAEKLVEGVLATFREGGVDAHGEIRRVSSGSTPEQIVEVATKSRADLIVLGSRGMTEWRSLLLGGVANKVVHHATCPVLLVR, encoded by the coding sequence ATGTTCGAGCGCATCGTCGTCGCGGTGGACGGGTCCCCGCAGAGCGAGAAGACGATCGACGTGGCCCTCGACCTCGCCCGGCGCTATGGCTCGACGGTGACCGTGGTGCACGTCCGGGAGTACGAGCGATACGAGGGCTCCGACGTGGACATGGGCCCTCCCGTCACGGCCGAGAAGCTAGTCGAGGGCGTGCTGGCGACCTTCCGGGAGGGAGGGGTCGACGCGCACGGAGAGATCCGCAGGGTGAGCTCGGGAAGCACGCCCGAACAGATCGTGGAGGTCGCCACGAAATCCCGGGCGGACCTCATCGTCCTGGGCTCTCGCGGCATGACCGAGTGGAGGAGCCTTCTCCTCGGCGGTGTGGCGAACAAGGTCGTGCATCACGCGACGTGCCCGGTCCTGCTCGTTCGCTGA
- a CDS encoding AAA family ATPase produces the protein MDEDVAEFARLFQGFMQQMTEVAWAERTSPVREVLDGHLEAGSSGLPVVSESFAPYDHANVQVALMAYLDVEGRSHATLGLSGQQRHFGSLADLLEIPHGVKIRPGAVDFVTLAVGPEETLPCVQFGLFTIRDRGTPLVVLMRGPEERHGLDSVVLEVLAAESGVAQGFLAEIRRLMVELNVFRGQVVSFGESHMGRMGAGPVVFHRRPDLGRDQLVLPDGVLESIERHVFGIAEHRDRLRASDLHVKRGLLLHGPPGTGKTHTVRYLISRVRDHTVLLLTGGGLHMVRQACALARMLQPAVVVLEDVDLVAQERGMFPGHHNPLLFDVLNEMDGIDEDADVAFLLTSNRADLLEPALAARPGRVDLAIEIELPDDDARRRLIELYGRGLDLRLTDGATVVVRTAGVTASFIKELMRKAGLLAAVESDGSGRLTVTDAHVQTALDELLAEGGALTRVLLGGGGEAPGRGPRPGTEWLLEGDASPE, from the coding sequence ATGGATGAGGACGTCGCCGAGTTTGCGCGGCTGTTCCAGGGGTTCATGCAGCAGATGACGGAGGTCGCCTGGGCGGAACGGACCTCCCCGGTTCGCGAAGTGCTGGACGGGCACCTCGAGGCGGGCTCGAGCGGCCTTCCGGTGGTATCGGAGAGCTTCGCTCCCTACGACCACGCCAACGTGCAGGTGGCGCTCATGGCCTATCTGGACGTGGAGGGCCGAAGCCACGCCACCCTCGGCCTGTCGGGACAGCAACGCCACTTCGGCTCGCTCGCCGACCTCCTCGAAATCCCCCATGGCGTCAAGATCCGCCCCGGCGCGGTCGATTTCGTGACCCTTGCCGTGGGGCCCGAGGAGACGCTCCCGTGCGTCCAGTTCGGGTTGTTCACGATCCGCGACCGAGGCACGCCCCTCGTCGTGCTGATGCGGGGACCGGAGGAGCGGCACGGGCTGGACAGCGTGGTGCTGGAGGTGCTGGCCGCCGAGAGTGGTGTGGCGCAAGGGTTTCTGGCCGAGATCCGGCGGTTGATGGTGGAGCTGAACGTGTTCCGCGGCCAGGTCGTCTCGTTCGGGGAGTCGCACATGGGGCGGATGGGCGCCGGGCCGGTCGTGTTCCACCGCCGGCCCGACCTGGGGAGAGACCAGCTGGTGCTGCCCGACGGCGTGCTGGAGTCCATCGAGCGGCACGTGTTCGGCATCGCCGAGCACCGGGACCGGCTCCGGGCCAGCGACCTGCACGTGAAACGAGGCCTGCTCCTCCACGGGCCCCCCGGGACCGGGAAGACCCACACGGTCCGCTATCTGATCAGCCGGGTCCGGGACCATACGGTGCTCCTGCTCACCGGCGGCGGCCTGCACATGGTTCGGCAGGCCTGCGCGCTGGCGCGCATGCTCCAGCCTGCCGTCGTCGTGCTGGAGGACGTGGACCTGGTGGCGCAGGAGCGGGGCATGTTCCCGGGCCACCACAACCCGTTGCTGTTCGACGTGCTGAACGAGATGGACGGGATCGACGAGGACGCCGACGTGGCGTTCCTTCTGACGTCGAACCGGGCCGATCTCCTGGAGCCTGCCCTGGCCGCCCGACCGGGGCGCGTCGACCTGGCCATCGAGATCGAGCTGCCCGACGACGACGCCCGGCGCCGGCTCATCGAGCTGTACGGCCGGGGACTGGATCTCCGCCTCACCGACGGGGCGACGGTCGTGGTGAGGACGGCGGGGGTCACGGCCTCGTTCATCAAGGAGCTGATGCGCAAGGCGGGGCTGCTGGCGGCCGTGGAGTCGGACGGTTCCGGACGCTTGACCGTCACCGACGCCCACGTCCAGACGGCGCTGGACGAACTGCTGGCCGAGGGCGGCGCGTTGACCCGGGTGCTCCTGGGTGGCGGTGGCGAGGCGCCCGGACGCGGCCCGCGCCCCGGCACCGAGTGGCTGCTGGAGGGCGACGCCAGTCCGGAATGA